A part of Miscanthus floridulus cultivar M001 chromosome 6, ASM1932011v1, whole genome shotgun sequence genomic DNA contains:
- the LOC136456325 gene encoding large ribosomal subunit protein cL38-like, with product MSPVTALLAGTAVPPAPYPSPALARQHARHYSIGFPSLPGAGGRAALAVECSSRPQKKGTKHHMKTRPKKTQPWDIKRRPTQYPPLPPLPPDWTLVASGATVDVEEATAATPVLEVVAAVAAPAAAD from the coding sequence ATGTCGCCGGTCACCGCGCTCCTGGCGGGCACGGCCGTGCCGCCGGCCCCGTACCCGTCCCCGGCGCTGGCGAGGCAGCACGCCCGCCACTACTCCATCGGCTTCCCCTCGCTCCCCGGCGCCGGCGGGCGCGCGGCGCTGGCGGTGGAGTGCTCGTCGCGGCCGCAGAAGAAGGGGACCAAGCACCACATGAAGACGCGGCCCAAGAAGACGCAGCCGTGGGACATCAAGCGCCGCCCCACGCAGtacccgccgctgccgccgctccCGCCCGACTGGACGCTCGTCGCGTCCGGCGCTACGGTCGACGTGGAGGAGGCCACCGCCGCAACCCCCGTCCTCGAGGTGGTCGCGGCCGTCGCCgcacccgccgccgccgactGA